A genomic window from Candidatus Kouleothrix ribensis includes:
- a CDS encoding glycosyltransferase family 2 protein — translation MLIPIAFYRPPKVSVVVPALNEAENLPHVLPRIPHWVHEVLLVDGHSTDETVAVARRILPGIRVIAQEGRGKGAALRCGVAAATGDIVVMLDADGSTDPAEIPAFVGALMAGADFVKGSRFLQGGGTVDMPRHRQIANALLVTLANVLFRTHFTDITYGYNAVWNSRRESLALEFDNWASEIISNIRVARRGLRVVEVACFEHKRIAGEAKLQAFPAGWQILKAMLSERFKPLMEETFVEAFVVSQATGAAAGDYAGSDGLPATLSVLYERAVGEAQ, via the coding sequence ATGCTCATCCCGATCGCATTCTACCGGCCACCCAAGGTCAGCGTGGTGGTGCCGGCGCTGAACGAGGCCGAGAATCTGCCGCATGTGCTGCCGCGCATCCCGCACTGGGTACACGAGGTGCTGCTGGTAGACGGGCACTCGACCGACGAGACGGTGGCGGTGGCACGCCGGATTCTGCCTGGCATTCGCGTGATCGCCCAGGAGGGGCGCGGCAAAGGCGCGGCGCTGCGCTGCGGCGTCGCCGCAGCCACTGGCGATATCGTGGTGATGCTCGACGCCGACGGCTCGACCGACCCGGCCGAGATCCCTGCGTTTGTCGGCGCGCTGATGGCCGGTGCCGACTTTGTCAAAGGTTCGCGCTTCCTCCAGGGCGGCGGCACGGTCGATATGCCGCGGCATCGCCAGATCGCCAATGCCCTGCTGGTCACGCTGGCAAATGTGCTGTTCCGCACTCACTTTACCGATATCACCTATGGCTACAATGCGGTCTGGAACAGCCGCCGCGAGTCGCTGGCGCTCGAGTTCGATAACTGGGCCAGCGAGATCATCAGTAACATTCGGGTGGCGCGCCGTGGGCTGCGGGTGGTCGAGGTGGCATGCTTCGAGCACAAGCGCATCGCGGGCGAGGCCAAGCTCCAGGCGTTTCCGGCCGGCTGGCAGATCCTCAAGGCCATGCTGAGCGAGCGCTTCAAGCCGTTGATGGAAGAGACGTTCGTCGAGGCTTTTGTGGTGAGCCAGGCCACCGGCGCGGCCGCCGGGGATTACGCCGGCAGCGATGGGCTGCCGGCTACGCTCAGCGTTCTGTACGAGCGTGCAGTCGGCGAGGCGCAGTGA
- a CDS encoding glycosyltransferase family 2 protein gives MNTPIDLSVVICAYTEARWADLVAAVDSLRRQARPPREVIVVIDHNPALLARARAGLPGTCVIENREQPGLSGARNSGIAAAAGAIVAFLDDDAAALPDWTAQLLAGYADPQVVGVGGAIEPLWQTRRPGWFPPEFDWVVGCTYRGAPSATAPVRNLIGANMSFRRELFTAVGGFRSAIGRVGTHPVGCEETELCIRIRQRWPERILLHRPAARVLHRVPAARGRWRYFRARCYGEGISKALVRQFVGARDGLSSERAYTLRTLPRGAVRGLADTLRGDLRGLLRAGAIVAGLAITSAGFVRGTLAQTRLEPQARRPRTMGV, from the coding sequence ATGAACACGCCGATCGATCTGTCTGTGGTGATCTGCGCCTATACCGAGGCTCGCTGGGCCGACCTGGTGGCTGCCGTCGATTCACTGCGCCGCCAGGCCCGGCCGCCGCGTGAGGTCATCGTTGTGATCGACCATAACCCGGCGCTGCTTGCGCGTGCGCGGGCCGGCTTGCCGGGCACGTGCGTGATCGAGAACCGCGAACAGCCAGGCCTCTCGGGCGCGCGTAACAGCGGGATCGCCGCCGCCGCCGGTGCGATTGTCGCATTTCTCGACGACGATGCGGCGGCGCTGCCCGACTGGACTGCCCAGCTGCTGGCCGGCTATGCCGATCCGCAGGTCGTGGGTGTCGGTGGCGCAATCGAGCCGCTATGGCAGACCCGCCGGCCAGGCTGGTTCCCACCCGAATTCGATTGGGTGGTCGGCTGCACCTATCGCGGCGCGCCCAGCGCTACCGCGCCGGTGCGCAACCTGATCGGCGCGAATATGTCGTTTCGGCGCGAGCTGTTCACGGCGGTTGGCGGCTTTCGCAGTGCGATCGGCCGCGTTGGCACACACCCGGTGGGCTGCGAAGAGACTGAGCTGTGCATTCGCATTCGCCAGCGCTGGCCCGAGCGAATTCTGCTGCACCGGCCGGCCGCGCGTGTGCTGCACCGCGTGCCGGCGGCGCGCGGGCGCTGGCGCTACTTCCGGGCGCGCTGCTATGGCGAGGGCATCTCGAAGGCGCTGGTGCGCCAGTTCGTCGGCGCGCGCGATGGGCTGTCGTCCGAGCGGGCCTACACGCTGCGAACACTGCCGCGCGGCGCCGTGCGCGGCCTGGCCGATACGCTGCGTGGCGACCTGCGCGGCCTGCTGCGCGCGGGGGCGATCGTGGCCGGGCTGGCGATTACAAGCGCCGGTTTTGTGCGCGGAACGCTGGCGCAAACCCGGCTTGAACCGCAAGCGCGCCGGCCGCGCACTATGGGAGTATGA
- a CDS encoding glycosyltransferase family 4 protein, giving the protein MRIVHVTPGYWPELGGVERHVQDVSEALARLGHHVVVVATTPDARLPRHELVGGVEVRRLPAIGPQHYRLPLGLMRYLARQRFDVVHAHNYHALPMLCAALSAGARCVISPYYHGRAHSRAADALHRLYRPLGRLALRRAAGIVCLSAGEANLVVRNLMVARERIAVIPSICVLPAGAAGPRVPPVGAERVILSVGRLERYKRVDRAIAALEYLPDNYRLVIAGEGAERPRLEQLVAARGLAGRVQLLGRVSDTELARCYRQAQVALTFSEAESFGRTVVEGLTYGCQVVCSDIPAFRDLAALYPSNVWLAAPGARGQQVAALIAAAADRPWVQPDMQRYSARAVATQLLRVYAAGLVGSPAPAAWPGRQPDHRSQGM; this is encoded by the coding sequence ATGCGCATTGTGCATGTGACACCGGGCTACTGGCCCGAGCTTGGCGGCGTCGAGCGCCACGTTCAGGATGTGAGCGAGGCGCTGGCCCGGCTGGGCCACCATGTCGTCGTAGTCGCTACAACGCCCGATGCGCGCTTGCCGCGCCACGAGCTGGTTGGCGGCGTTGAAGTGCGCCGGCTGCCGGCGATCGGCCCGCAGCATTACCGCCTGCCGCTCGGGCTGATGCGCTACCTGGCCCGGCAGCGCTTTGATGTGGTACACGCGCATAATTACCACGCCCTACCGATGCTGTGCGCGGCCCTGTCTGCCGGCGCGCGCTGCGTCATCTCGCCCTACTATCACGGCCGCGCACACAGCCGTGCCGCCGATGCCTTGCACCGGCTGTACCGGCCGCTGGGCCGGCTGGCGCTGCGCCGCGCGGCGGGTATCGTGTGCCTCTCTGCCGGCGAAGCCAATCTGGTCGTGCGCAATCTGATGGTCGCCCGTGAGCGCATCGCCGTGATCCCGAGTATTTGTGTACTGCCAGCCGGCGCAGCTGGGCCGCGCGTGCCGCCGGTAGGTGCAGAGCGCGTCATTCTGAGCGTGGGCCGCCTGGAGCGCTACAAGCGGGTCGATCGGGCGATTGCGGCGCTGGAGTATCTGCCAGACAACTATCGCCTGGTGATCGCCGGCGAAGGCGCCGAGCGGCCCCGGCTCGAGCAGCTCGTCGCTGCGCGTGGCCTGGCCGGGCGGGTGCAGCTGCTCGGGCGCGTCAGCGACACCGAGCTGGCGCGCTGCTACCGGCAGGCCCAGGTGGCGCTCACATTCTCCGAGGCCGAGTCGTTTGGCCGCACGGTGGTCGAGGGGCTGACCTACGGCTGCCAGGTAGTGTGTAGCGACATCCCGGCCTTCCGCGATCTAGCCGCGCTGTATCCCTCAAATGTCTGGTTGGCCGCGCCAGGTGCGCGCGGCCAGCAGGTCGCAGCGCTGATCGCCGCCGCCGCCGATCGGCCCTGGGTGCAGCCCGACATGCAGCGCTACTCGGCGCGCGCGGTGGCTACGCAGCTGCTGCGGGTTTACGCGGCCGGCCTTGTGGGCAGCCCGGCGCCGGCCGCATGGCCCGGCCGGCAGCCCGATCATCGATCGCAGGGCATGTGA
- a CDS encoding DUF1616 domain-containing protein encodes MRKQSSDLLIVAGLAIGGMAAPLSAADNLAIGLLFGLPLALVLPGYALVAAGAPSGALGPAERLACSLGGSIAICVLGGLLLNATPWGLRPAGWAILLGGITLAACAIAHLRRRAVAGTPAADVARARPRLRDLALFGLAGLVAAGAFVVAIGGAAQPPADGFTQLWMLPADQHLRIGVQNGEAQAMRYSVALVADGQPIRRWGAVELQPGARWEIEAPLPAAPAGTPLELRLYRSDDPTRVYRQVRLQRGGG; translated from the coding sequence ATGCGCAAGCAATCGAGCGACCTGTTGATCGTCGCGGGGCTGGCGATCGGCGGAATGGCGGCGCCGCTGAGCGCGGCCGATAACCTGGCGATCGGGCTGCTGTTTGGCCTGCCGCTGGCGCTGGTGCTGCCGGGGTACGCGCTGGTCGCTGCGGGCGCGCCGAGCGGCGCGCTTGGCCCGGCCGAGCGCCTGGCATGTAGCCTGGGTGGCAGTATCGCCATATGTGTGCTGGGCGGCCTGTTGCTGAACGCGACGCCGTGGGGCCTGCGGCCGGCCGGCTGGGCCATCCTGCTGGGCGGTATCACGCTGGCGGCCTGTGCCATCGCCCACCTGCGGCGGCGGGCTGTTGCCGGCACGCCGGCCGCAGATGTGGCGCGCGCGCGCCCCCGGCTGCGCGACCTGGCGCTGTTTGGGCTGGCGGGGCTGGTTGCGGCTGGCGCGTTCGTGGTGGCGATCGGCGGCGCGGCTCAGCCGCCTGCCGATGGCTTCACACAGCTCTGGATGCTGCCGGCCGATCAGCATCTGCGCATCGGCGTGCAAAATGGCGAGGCGCAGGCAATGCGCTATTCAGTTGCGCTGGTGGCCGATGGGCAGCCTATCCGCCGCTGGGGGGCCGTCGAGCTACAGCCCGGCGCGCGCTGGGAGATCGAGGCGCCGCTGCCGGCAGCACCTGCCGGCACACCGCTCGAGCTGCGGCTGTATCGATCCGACGACCCGACCCGCGTGTACCGCCAGGTTCGCCTACAACGCGGCGGCGGCTGA
- a CDS encoding glycosyltransferase family 4 protein: protein MRILMASDFYPPFIGGAERQMQLLGHELALAGHTVDMATVWHAGHAEHQDDRGVQVHRLKGLFTSVPWFSSDPQRRFHPPFPDPGIAWGLRQLIKLRPDVVHASGWIAHSCAAALLGQSIPLVVSVRDPGYICATRAFVRGGQICDGPAPRKCLECATRQFGAPKGLAALGGVAAGHLLLKHKLSAAASVSTYVDTTFQREFLGRHGRAAGKFGQVIADIVTPTGAAIETDAPDDRILAMLPAGPFILFVGALRPLKGLDMLLAAYRQLQAPPPLVLIGTTWPDTPRDLPPGTMLLENMPHRSVMAAWRRCLFGVAPSLLPESLAGVVREGMISGKAMIATNVGGTPDMIRPEATGLLVEPNDTGALAEAMRRLIDDAGLRERLGQAGYAAAVQFSGQAITAQFEQLYRRLIGGQTEGSYAHDSIPLAGR from the coding sequence ATGCGCATCCTGATGGCAAGCGATTTCTACCCGCCGTTTATCGGCGGCGCCGAGCGCCAGATGCAGCTGCTCGGGCACGAGCTGGCCCTGGCCGGGCACACTGTCGATATGGCCACGGTCTGGCATGCTGGGCATGCCGAGCACCAGGACGATCGCGGCGTGCAGGTTCACCGGCTGAAGGGCCTGTTCACCAGCGTGCCCTGGTTCTCGAGCGACCCGCAGCGGCGCTTTCACCCGCCGTTCCCCGATCCGGGCATCGCCTGGGGGCTGCGCCAGCTGATCAAGCTGCGGCCCGACGTGGTGCATGCCAGCGGCTGGATCGCCCATTCCTGCGCGGCGGCCCTGCTCGGCCAGTCGATCCCGCTGGTCGTGTCGGTGCGCGACCCCGGCTATATCTGCGCGACTCGCGCGTTTGTGCGCGGCGGCCAGATCTGCGATGGGCCGGCGCCGCGCAAGTGCCTGGAATGTGCCACACGCCAGTTTGGCGCGCCGAAAGGCCTGGCGGCACTCGGCGGGGTGGCGGCGGGCCACCTGCTGCTGAAGCACAAGCTGAGCGCGGCTGCCAGCGTCAGCACCTATGTCGACACAACCTTCCAGCGCGAGTTTTTGGGCCGGCACGGGCGTGCCGCCGGTAAATTCGGCCAGGTGATCGCCGACATCGTCACGCCGACCGGTGCGGCGATCGAGACGGATGCGCCAGACGATCGCATCCTCGCCATGCTGCCGGCCGGGCCGTTCATTCTGTTCGTCGGCGCGCTGCGGCCGCTCAAAGGGCTCGATATGCTGCTGGCAGCCTACCGGCAGCTGCAGGCGCCACCGCCGCTGGTGCTGATCGGCACCACCTGGCCCGACACGCCGCGCGATCTGCCGCCCGGCACCATGCTGCTAGAGAATATGCCGCATCGCAGTGTGATGGCCGCCTGGCGGCGCTGCCTGTTTGGGGTCGCACCGTCGCTCTTGCCCGAGTCGCTGGCCGGGGTCGTGCGCGAAGGCATGATCAGCGGCAAGGCCATGATCGCCACCAACGTTGGCGGCACCCCCGACATGATTCGCCCCGAAGCCACCGGCCTGCTGGTCGAGCCGAACGACACCGGTGCGCTGGCCGAAGCGATGCGGCGGCTGATCGACGATGCCGGGCTGCGCGAGCGGCTGGGCCAGGCCGGCTACGCGGCGGCGGTGCAGTTTAGCGGCCAGGCGATCACAGCCCAGTTCGAGCAGCTCTATCGGCGCCTGATCGGCGGCCAGACGGAGGGGAGCTATGCGCACGACAGCATTCCACTTGCCGGGCGCTAA
- a CDS encoding oligosaccharide flippase family protein, with protein sequence MRTTAFHLPGANRAIVRNAGALIGTTAVNSGLGMLYWWLAARAFQLSAVGLASAAIAAMVLLGTIGTLGFGTLLISEVARQPRQAGRLISAAVLVAGTAAALAGLVFALAAPWLSHELRPLAEHRLNPLLFGLGAGFTAATLVLDQALVGLLWSDLQFWRNGLFALAKLGFLYATSIWLTGAGGMAIYTTWLAANVLSIGLAAALADRRGVRLLQPPDWSLLRRLGGAALWHNAFNLALLAPGLLLPLLVTALLSAEANASFYLAWMLAGLVFVVPTALTTVLHAIGAANRSALARATRQTLVLSLPATLLAGGLLFGGAAWALGLFGASYAAQATWCLRLLCLGGVPAIVKTHYIAIRRARDELPSAFPALLAGGLLELALATIGVLLGGLIGLGCGWAAAVAIQAAYMGREVYQTASYTGPAPHEGRA encoded by the coding sequence ATGCGCACGACAGCATTCCACTTGCCGGGCGCTAATCGGGCGATTGTGCGTAATGCCGGTGCGCTGATCGGCACGACGGCCGTCAATTCCGGCCTGGGCATGCTGTACTGGTGGCTGGCGGCCCGCGCCTTCCAGCTCTCGGCGGTCGGCCTGGCGTCGGCGGCTATCGCGGCCATGGTGCTGCTCGGCACCATTGGCACGCTGGGCTTCGGCACGCTGCTGATCAGCGAGGTGGCGCGCCAGCCGCGCCAGGCCGGGCGGCTGATCAGCGCGGCGGTGCTGGTGGCCGGCACGGCGGCGGCGCTGGCCGGGCTTGTGTTCGCGCTCGCGGCGCCCTGGCTGTCGCACGAGCTGCGGCCGCTGGCCGAGCACAGGCTCAACCCGCTACTGTTCGGGCTGGGGGCCGGGTTCACCGCCGCCACGCTGGTGCTCGATCAGGCGCTGGTCGGGCTGCTGTGGAGTGATCTGCAGTTCTGGCGCAATGGGCTGTTCGCGCTGGCCAAGCTCGGCTTCTTGTATGCCACCAGCATCTGGCTAACCGGCGCGGGCGGCATGGCGATCTATACGACCTGGCTGGCCGCCAATGTGCTCTCGATCGGCCTGGCGGCGGCGCTGGCCGATCGCCGTGGCGTGCGCCTGCTGCAGCCGCCCGACTGGAGTCTGCTGCGGCGCCTGGGCGGCGCGGCACTGTGGCACAACGCCTTCAACCTGGCGCTGCTGGCGCCTGGCCTGCTGCTGCCGCTACTGGTCACCGCGCTGCTCTCGGCCGAGGCCAATGCCAGCTTCTACCTGGCCTGGATGCTGGCCGGCCTGGTGTTTGTGGTGCCGACGGCCCTGACGACGGTGCTGCACGCGATCGGCGCGGCCAACCGCTCGGCGCTGGCGCGCGCCACCCGCCAGACGCTGGTGTTGTCGCTGCCGGCGACGCTGCTGGCCGGTGGGCTGCTATTCGGCGGCGCGGCGTGGGCGCTGGGCCTATTTGGGGCCAGCTACGCCGCCCAGGCGACCTGGTGCCTACGGCTGCTGTGCCTGGGTGGCGTGCCGGCGATCGTCAAGACCCACTATATTGCTATACGGCGCGCCCGAGACGAGCTGCCCAGCGCGTTTCCGGCGCTACTGGCCGGCGGATTACTCGAATTGGCGCTGGCGACCATCGGCGTGCTCCTTGGTGGCCTGATCGGCCTGGGCTGCGGCTGGGCTGCGGCCGTCGCGATCCAGGCGGCCTATATGGGCCGCGAAGTCTATCAGACGGCAAGCTATACCGGGCCGGCACCCCACGAAGGGCGCGCATGA
- a CDS encoding CPBP family intramembrane metalloprotease, which translates to MPLSRTSRASWPRWFFWSALALIATAELVTVLVSPQAGLALHGALVVGLAVYRGLARGRAAQMLALALLIAPLTRVLTLALPLGHFPPIAWYAITSVPLLVAAAIISHKLGLSCRDLGLHAGDLGLQLMLAAGGLGLGAAAYLILQPAPLVTSWSWGALWLPALILLACTGLAEEMIFRGMLQWAAVPVLGPLALLYSALLFAALQLGFLSPAHACYTCGVGLIFACVRHWSGSIIGIALAHGLTNIMLFLLMPYLAAFPTSALALAAPWVIAAGALTGAAAVAVLLRRAVRSGVPLQPPAGDLPGLRRLRLQSGMSYVEIAQRAGIPARQLAEIEYGLRPIDSEERRRLAGVFGVTQRLIVPPEYRGPP; encoded by the coding sequence ATGCCGCTATCGCGAACATCGCGCGCCAGCTGGCCGCGCTGGTTCTTCTGGTCGGCTCTCGCGCTGATCGCCACGGCCGAGCTGGTGACCGTGCTGGTTTCGCCGCAAGCCGGGCTGGCCTTGCACGGCGCGCTGGTGGTTGGGCTGGCCGTGTATCGCGGGCTGGCGCGCGGCCGGGCGGCGCAGATGCTGGCGCTGGCGCTGCTGATCGCACCGCTCACGCGCGTGCTGACGCTGGCGCTGCCACTTGGCCACTTCCCGCCAATCGCCTGGTATGCGATTACGAGCGTACCGCTGCTGGTCGCGGCGGCGATCATTAGCCATAAGCTCGGGCTATCGTGCCGAGATCTCGGTTTGCATGCCGGCGATCTGGGGCTGCAGCTGATGCTGGCGGCCGGTGGGCTGGGCCTTGGCGCAGCGGCCTACCTGATCCTACAGCCCGCACCGCTAGTCACGAGCTGGTCGTGGGGTGCGCTCTGGCTGCCGGCGCTGATCCTGCTGGCCTGCACCGGGCTGGCCGAAGAAATGATCTTTCGGGGCATGCTGCAGTGGGCGGCCGTGCCGGTGCTGGGGCCGCTCGCGCTACTGTATAGCGCGCTGCTGTTTGCGGCGCTACAGCTCGGGTTTCTGTCGCCGGCGCACGCCTGCTACACATGCGGGGTGGGCCTGATCTTCGCCTGCGTGCGGCACTGGAGCGGCTCGATCATCGGCATTGCGCTGGCGCACGGGCTTACCAACATCATGCTGTTCCTGCTGATGCCTTACCTGGCTGCCTTTCCCACCAGCGCGCTGGCGCTTGCCGCGCCCTGGGTGATCGCTGCGGGTGCGCTCACCGGTGCGGCCGCCGTTGCCGTGTTGCTGCGCCGCGCGGTGCGCTCGGGCGTGCCGCTGCAGCCGCCGGCCGGCGATCTGCCCGGCCTGCGCCGGCTGCGGCTCCAGTCGGGGATGAGCTATGTCGAGATCGCGCAGCGCGCGGGGATTCCTGCACGCCAGCTGGCCGAGATTGAGTATGGCCTGCGTCCGATCGATTCGGAGGAGCGGCGCCGGCTCGCAGGCGTATTTGGCGTCACACAGCGGCTGATCGTGCCGCCTGAATATCGAGGGCCGCCATGA
- a CDS encoding family 16 glycosylhydrolase has protein sequence MLDGSAIHNRWRNLASGLGLLLIALLVSGFITPSFSHGAEQLQVVLPTAGSVYKPGDLLKIEWAYPAAPQPFPAIAYLTRVDAGAADRIELGWNIQPDQAAVTTFDWFIPNSVPAGQYTVTIANFNASVQQSSGAFTIAGLPLATQVRLLYPPQAAGSPLSAFALGSTIGIRWDFPAGAPTPIDLYLDMFSNTALRSSLLIAANLLPDPLAASQEYAWSVQVPSDRVPPQAQYKLRAVAAGSVIGSSADFFTITGATSPADAPAPAAGTDDRPNLVQNSSFEITAAQNSFPGWVFGARPGVVATLSQDRDIHTDRAAARIDIAQGHPVDWYAQLSQGGLPLSNGTDYLLSFWARASAPRVISVVLQRDSAPWSEYYYREIGLTEEWKQYSFAYASTIDDARAALRLNLARSVGQVWLDDVSLVAVAAVPPPAPAETPLPNGQGGSWRMVFQDEFDGNTQDSSKWVNCYLFVWSTVGCDKTSGTSASWYMPDDVLLGGGTLKLRAQRRTVSGTDGNSYAYSSGLISSGKDTYDPAVAPRFAFQYGFAEMRAKIPAGQGLWSAFWMLQANGQWPWEIDILEVLGHQPGTAHMTTHYPTPTWDDATSSADYNGPDLSADFHTYAIEWSPDRLVWYIDGVERKRDTDPSHIPHAPMFLMANLQVGGDWPGMPDATTPFPAQLELDYIRVWQQP, from the coding sequence ATGCTCGATGGAAGCGCTATTCATAACAGGTGGCGAAATCTGGCCAGCGGCCTGGGCCTTTTGCTGATCGCGCTGCTGGTAAGCGGGTTTATTACGCCGTCTTTTTCGCACGGCGCCGAGCAGCTCCAGGTCGTCTTGCCCACGGCCGGCTCAGTCTATAAGCCGGGCGACCTGCTCAAGATCGAGTGGGCCTACCCGGCGGCGCCTCAGCCATTTCCAGCGATAGCATACCTGACGCGCGTCGATGCCGGGGCGGCCGATCGCATTGAGCTGGGCTGGAATATCCAGCCCGACCAGGCCGCCGTGACGACGTTCGACTGGTTCATCCCGAATAGCGTTCCAGCCGGCCAATATACGGTTACGATCGCTAATTTCAACGCCAGTGTCCAGCAGTCGAGCGGCGCCTTTACGATTGCCGGGCTGCCGCTGGCAACGCAGGTGCGGCTGCTGTACCCGCCGCAAGCCGCCGGGTCGCCGCTCAGCGCGTTCGCGCTCGGCAGCACGATCGGTATCCGCTGGGATTTCCCGGCCGGTGCGCCAACGCCGATCGATCTGTACCTCGACATGTTCTCGAATACCGCGCTGCGCAGCTCGCTGTTGATTGCCGCTAATCTGCTGCCTGACCCGCTCGCCGCCAGCCAGGAGTATGCCTGGTCGGTGCAGGTGCCGAGCGACCGTGTGCCGCCGCAGGCGCAGTACAAGCTGCGCGCCGTGGCGGCCGGCAGTGTGATCGGCTCATCGGCCGATTTCTTCACGATCACCGGAGCCACATCGCCGGCCGATGCGCCCGCCCCGGCTGCTGGCACCGACGATCGGCCCAACCTGGTGCAGAATAGTTCGTTTGAGATCACCGCTGCGCAGAACAGCTTTCCTGGCTGGGTGTTCGGTGCGCGCCCTGGGGTGGTAGCGACACTCTCGCAGGATCGCGACATCCACACCGATCGCGCGGCGGCGCGCATCGACATCGCCCAGGGCCACCCGGTCGATTGGTATGCCCAGCTGTCGCAAGGCGGGCTGCCGCTGTCGAACGGCACGGACTATCTGCTCTCGTTCTGGGCGCGCGCCTCGGCGCCACGCGTAATCTCGGTGGTGCTTCAGCGCGACTCGGCGCCCTGGAGCGAGTATTACTATCGCGAGATCGGCCTGACCGAGGAGTGGAAGCAGTATAGCTTCGCATATGCCAGCACCATCGACGATGCGCGGGCGGCGCTGCGGCTGAACTTGGCCCGATCGGTCGGCCAGGTCTGGCTCGACGACGTGTCGCTGGTGGCAGTTGCCGCCGTGCCGCCGCCGGCCCCGGCCGAAACACCGCTGCCCAACGGCCAGGGCGGCAGCTGGCGCATGGTGTTCCAAGACGAGTTCGATGGGAATACGCAAGACAGCAGTAAGTGGGTCAACTGCTACCTGTTTGTCTGGTCGACGGTTGGCTGCGACAAAACCAGCGGCACCAGCGCCAGCTGGTATATGCCCGACGACGTGCTGCTCGGCGGTGGCACGCTCAAGCTGCGCGCGCAGCGCCGAACGGTGAGCGGCACCGATGGGAACAGCTATGCCTACAGCTCGGGGCTGATCTCGAGTGGCAAAGACACCTACGATCCGGCGGTGGCGCCGCGCTTCGCGTTCCAGTATGGCTTTGCCGAGATGCGCGCCAAGATTCCAGCTGGCCAGGGCCTCTGGTCGGCCTTCTGGATGCTGCAGGCCAATGGCCAGTGGCCCTGGGAGATCGATATTCTCGAAGTGCTCGGCCACCAGCCCGGCACCGCGCATATGACCACCCACTACCCAACCCCTACGTGGGATGATGCCACCAGCTCGGCCGACTACAACGGCCCGGATCTTTCGGCCGATTTCCACACCTACGCGATCGAATGGTCGCCCGATCGGCTAGTCTGGTACATTGATGGGGTTGAACGTAAGCGTGACACCGACCCGAGCCATATTCCACATGCGCCCATGTTCCTGATGGCCAACCTGCAGGTTGGCGGCGACTGGCCAGGCATGCCCGATGCAACCACTCCCTTCCCGGCGCAGCTCGAGCTCGATTACATTCGGGTGTGGCAGCAGCCCTGA
- a CDS encoding glycoside hydrolase family 16 protein: MITLHPTTRPNQRDSFRRLRAFMPRWNRRAGWLIATLALAVLAGSLAAPGAQAQLPQPVAALAHAAVASAGLQRVYLPIVQHGSWLLIFQDEFAGDRLDHAKWVNCYLWANLGCYKTNGSEMEWYTPDAAAVSGGRLHLQAQQRPTLGSDGQTYPYTSGLITSGSGSYDPADVPRFAFRYGYVEIRARVPAGRGFWSAFWLLRADRSLPWEIDIFEILGHQPATANMTVHYPLADGSTGAHGTAYTGPDFSAGEHTYALDWSADQLVWYIDGVERKRERNAAHIPHDPMYLIANLAVGGDWPGPPDPTTVFPNMLNIDYIRVWQRSG; this comes from the coding sequence ATGATCACACTGCATCCGACCACCCGGCCCAACCAGCGCGACAGCTTTCGGCGATTGCGTGCGTTTATGCCACGCTGGAATCGTAGAGCCGGCTGGCTCATCGCTACACTGGCACTAGCGGTGTTGGCGGGCAGCCTGGCCGCGCCAGGCGCGCAAGCCCAGCTGCCGCAGCCGGTGGCGGCCCTCGCACACGCAGCAGTCGCCAGCGCTGGCCTACAGCGGGTCTACCTGCCAATCGTCCAGCATGGCAGCTGGCTGCTGATCTTTCAGGATGAATTCGCCGGCGACAGGCTCGACCACGCCAAGTGGGTCAATTGCTATCTCTGGGCCAACCTCGGCTGCTACAAGACCAACGGCAGCGAGATGGAGTGGTATACGCCCGACGCAGCGGCCGTAAGCGGCGGGCGGCTACACCTGCAGGCGCAGCAGCGCCCGACGCTCGGCAGCGATGGGCAGACATACCCATATACCTCTGGCTTGATCACGAGCGGCAGCGGCAGCTACGACCCGGCCGACGTGCCGCGCTTCGCCTTCCGCTACGGCTATGTCGAAATACGTGCGCGCGTGCCGGCCGGGCGCGGCTTCTGGTCGGCCTTCTGGCTTCTGCGCGCCGACCGATCCTTGCCATGGGAGATCGACATTTTCGAGATCCTGGGCCATCAGCCTGCCACAGCCAACATGACAGTTCACTACCCGCTGGCCGATGGCTCCACTGGCGCGCATGGCACGGCCTACACCGGGCCAGACTTCTCAGCAGGCGAGCACACCTATGCGCTAGACTGGAGCGCAGATCAGCTGGTGTGGTATATCGACGGAGTGGAGCGCAAGCGCGAGCGCAACGCGGCGCACATCCCGCACGACCCGATGTACCTGATCGCGAACCTGGCCGTCGGAGGAGATTGGCCGGGGCCACCCGATCCTACAACCGTCTTTCCCAACATGCTGAACATCGATTATATTCGTGTCTGGCAACGCAGCGGCTAA